GGGAGGTGCCGTGTCGGCCCCGCAGCCCGCCcaacccggcccggcccggccccgcagcccgctaccttccagcgcctcgaATATCGTCTGCGCCATCTTGGAGCCGCGGCGGCCGGGCCCGAGCCGCCTGAACGGGCATTGTGGGAAGGGATTGGAGGCGCCGGGCCGGCCGCCAGGGGGAGCCTCGCGCCGGGGTCTGCAGGGGGTGGGCGGTGGAGCATGAAATGGGGGGTAAATCCCCTGTGGAGGAGCTGGGGTGTCCCTATGGGGGGATGGGGTGCCCATATGGGGGGTAAGGCCCCTATGGGCGATGGGGTGTCCATATGGGGGGTAGAGCTCCTATGGGGAATGGGGTGCCCTGATGGGATGTCCAGATGTGGGGTAAAGGCCCGATGGGGATGTCTATAGGGAATAAAGCCCTTATGGGGGTACTAGAGTATCTATATGTGGGTAAATATCCCACGGAGGGACGTAACTATGCCGACAGTACAGCTGAGCCGGCCAGTTGCAAGGACAAGTCATTGGTATTGAAGGGTCACAGCCACAGAACTGCCCTAGATGTGATCAGCATGGACCGTTCAGTACCATTGAGTCAGAATGCAGAGCACTGAGTGGGAGCGAGCTCCGAGGGGTGCATTGCTATTGTGGTTACAATAGAGAACATCCACATTAGAGCACTGAAAGGCTCCAGAATCGTAGCCCTTTAAAAACCAGTCGCTTGGCAGAATGAAAACCCAATGGTTCATGCTGAAAACAGTTGAGAATGGTACCTTTGTAGGAATTGGAGCCAGATACACACACAGGGATGCAGATAACCTTGTGGACATTTCCTCATCTGCCAAAGTTGGTGCCTCCCCTAATTTAAGATTTCTCGACTAAGTATACGATGCCAGCAGCACAGGCCTGAATTCTAACCTGACTTGTTGAAATTGGTTTATTCATTTTACAATAGCTGGTGTACTGGTCTAACTATGGAGGCCTGGGTTACAACTCCATAGTTAAAGTTGAGTAAAGTAAGGGATgttgtgtgtgtaaaaacaaaGAATCTCTCCTCCACAAACTCACAGCACTTTTTAAGAATGAATTTGCTGAGAATGTACATATAAACCTGTGAATTCGTTTGAGTTATAATTAATTAGAAACTtggtcctttaagaaatttagcatcTAATCAGTATGTTCTTTGGGTcagaattttaaaggtatttaggtgcctaaaaatgcagataagcatctagtgggattttttcaaaagcacccagagATCTAACTcccaaaatcaatggaagttagaccCCTAGgtacatttgaaaatcccactaggtgcctatctccatctttaggcacctacatacctttaaaaaacaGGCCCTTTATCTTGAATGATCTTAAAAATGGAATAACAGACTTCAGAGGTTCCATATGGTTAAACATAACAGAACTTGTGCATAGGCTATATTTGAGGAAATTGAGGTATAAATAGGctaagggtgggatccacaaatgTACTTAAATGCCTGAGTCCTGCTGTTAGGCGCCACTGCAATCCATACAACTCCTGCTCATTCTCCAACCCTGTAGGTACCTAAATTTGCTCAGCGCCTACGTTTTTATAGTACAAAGCCCTAGATGCAGATGTTTCAGCCTCTAAGCATGCACACTGCAGCCCCATTCTAGAGATCCCACCCTAAGTGATCAGCAATTGTATCTAATTACTATAATTGTATTGGCTACAGACAAGCTCAAGACAACAACTCAGGTAATTTTTAATTGGAGTCACTGTGATAGCCTATATAGTTTAACCGCCCCTCCTCTACAGCTAATTGACATTCAACAAGTCTACTGGTTGTAATGACTCAGTCGAGTGAGACTGGACATGTGTGTCAAAAGTTCTCATTGGTAGATTAAGACCCAGCTTCTATGGCTGCATATTAGCTTGGGTGTCAGTGCTTGAAATAATAACTACTGTGCCCTCTAGTGATAGCATGAAGGGAACTACAACCACCAAAGAGCATTAATCATAATTGTGGTTACTGCATCATGTCATTACAGGGCAGAGCTAAGGTTGTTTGGGTgtcttaactgtgcatttcttatcttcaagtatcagaggggtagccgtgttagtctgaatctgtaaaaagcaacagagggtcctgtggcacctttaagactaacagaagtattgggagcataagctttcgtgggtaagaacctcacttcttcttgcatctgaggaagtgaggttcttacccacgaaagcttatgctcccaatacttctgttagtcttaaaggtgccacaggaccctctgttgcttatttctTATCTTAACatgtttgggtttcttttaagtttaaccttaattCTGAATAATGCTAAGATTTATAATGCTTGGTTTTGGGATAAGTACAGCATCCCTGTAATGTTATTTACCCTTAACTAATACATACATTCTCAACCTTGGTTctattttaacatagtttgttgTCCGTGAATGATATAGGAGATCTCAAACTGCTTCATTTTGCAGACCACTTTGTGAAAAACCCAGCTTCCCTCCCACCACCCGTCCCCCACTGCTTCtttctcaaaatatttcagtatgcTGGCCACCAGGAAGGACCCTTCAGGCTACAGCTTGACCATTTAGAGTCAAATGCtggtcctgttgaagtcactggTAAAAGTCCCAGCGGCCTTAATAGGACCAGCATTTGGCCCTTAGTGGAGGGATGTCCAACAAAGCACTAACAAGTGATGCAGTGACGGCTTCCAAGGAGCTCAAGAACAGTATCAGCTACATTTACTGTTAGTAAAAATAGATACCCAGGACTAGAATACTTGCTGATGTGTGTATTTTCCCCGTTGAACAGAAATTGCTTGTTGGTTCAATTCAAGCAGTAAAAAACGGCAGTTATAGAGAGAGGATGACAAATGTTCAACCttgggtgaccagacgtcccgattttatcgggactgtcccgatatttccttgtttgtcccgcgtcccgaccgatgtgcggtcgggacactggacaaacaaggaaatgctccggagcccggaagtgggacgggggggctggggcctgctgcccccactccggggccgccccgggatagcaccagctgggcagcagtcCAGAtgtgactggccaggggctgggcgcagcgtgtgcgctgctgggtccccgcaacaggcccgggctcggggggttcgggcccaggtgccagagccgcagccgccgagcttggccatcggccgcttcttccccccgcggcagtgggagctgcagcagcggctgctcccgagtcccgctgcccgggggggagaagagccgccgcctggccccgtgggccgcccccctactctccctaccacccgactgagtcctgcctgctcggggccaggccggactctcactcaccctggccctgcgtctccggggcctccctccagcgcttgtggaggaagggtgtgtgtttttttttttttgccccgccACGCTCCCTCCCTCcacgcacccctccccccccccccccccccccgcgtcccgatatttgacttgggtgatctggtcaccctagttcaacCTGAGAGCTAAATATGATCTCTTTAAGAATCCTGAAATGATTATATTTGGCCCTCTGGCTGCACTTTGGGTGTTCCTAATTTAGGCCCCATTTACATGATAGATGTTGCCACTTTTAACAGTTTATTTTAAGAgtttataaaactttaactttttgaatctcagcatttaCTGTCATTAATTATTATCTGCCCCTTCCATAATTTCCTACaaatgtgaaaatgtaaatagataaaaataaaagcttaaaACCAATAATTCTACACAACTACAAAAAATTAATCTAAaaatatgcttaaaaataaacattgatattatctgtcaaaattataataaaaataaaaatcagattctgccaagcctagagagAAAGAATACATTTAAAATTGACGAAAAGACAACCTTTTCAGggttaaatttttttattaagatgatgtttaaaaagaaagtgaACGGTATAGAGCTTAAGTGATGGACAGTTGAGGCAGCCTATGCGAGTGTGATGGACTGAGCTCGCTCTGTGCGGATGCGGAACCTCTCCTTGGTGGCGTCTGCTTTCCGCACGGACCCTGTTTCCCGGAGTTCCCATTGGCTCTGCGCGCTACCGAAGCGGCCCCCCGGTCGGAGCGTCGCGGCAATGGGGGCCCAGGCGATGCTCAAGACCCTGCTTTACACCGTCaactccctgctgcagcagcgcagatACCGCGCGGCGCTGGCCGTGCTCAAGGGCTTCCGGAACGGAGCGGTGTAAGCCGGGGCACACTTGTACCTCCTGCCGTACCACGGTGCGgggccctcctccccctccccgggctGTGCCtgtgcgggggaggagctcccccccgcccccgtcccccTCCGGGCTGTATCTGGGAGAGGGGCGCTCTCTCCTTCGCGGATGGATGTGGATCCCAATTTTTTATctaaagccctgcaaatctgcagatatccacggatcatttttgcagatcagatacagatacaaattttgtatctgtgcagggctctataGATGCATtcataaccttttttttttttttgtaaagtggCTAATGCCCTTTTTCAAGTGCTCAGAGCTAGCATTTATTTACTTCAGTTGAGGTGGTTTGGTTTTATTCCCATTTGGAATGTGTTATGTCTGATTACCTTCGTTATTTTTAAGTTACAGTTTCTTAGCCTGTGGCTGTTTGGCTGTAAATACcgtataaataaaaaataaagctaCCGACCCATTGATTGAATTATCAGGCGATGTATTGAAATTGATTTAAGCTGATCAACCAATGACTTGTGGTTTATTTCCACTATAATATAAGGATTAAAAGATCAGTAGTTGGCTTACAGTAATAAAAAGCCTCTGAAAACATTGTGTATGCATATAATAATTTTTCTCTTGCAGCTATGGAGCAAAGATCCGTGCCCCCCATGCTCTGGTGATGACCTTTCTCTTCAAGAGTGGAAGGTACAGACAGCTCTTCCTTTCTAGCATTCTCTGTAAGGATGAGAGCATGCTACAGCCATCCATCTTTTAAAAGTGAACCCTTTGAAAACACCAGACATGTTCAGATCAAATACTTGTTTTCATAACTAAATGGGAAAATCTCAcagtgtgactttttaaaaatgcaaatgacaAGCAGAATGCAGCCTGTTGTTTCAGAGGTTCAGGAAGCTGATATCTCAGCGCTGAGCTAGGCCTTGGTTATACAGTATTGGGGATTTTTCCCAGAGGGCCAGTCACCAGTACAGTAACTAGGGCGGACAAGGAGAACTGCCGTTAGCCCCAGTGGGGCTTACCTTGTTTCAAGCAGGGTtaaactgcaccagtgcaaattgTGTAGACAAGGAAAGCCACCGGGTAGTTTTACTGATGCAGCTGCTCCAATGGCTGGCTGTCAATTTCTGGAATGATGGTAAATCATTAGTGTACACAGAGACCTAGACTGGATTCTGATCAGTGACCTAGCAGTGAAATGAGCCATCCTCACAGCTTTGTTTTTGTTGAGCCCATTCAGAAAAGAAAAGTATTACAATAGTGTCTACGGCCTAACCAAGAataggccccattgtgccaggtccTGTACACACAGTGGTAGATTCTTCTTGACCCAAAAACCTTAGTCTAAGTAGACAAGGTaccagcagagtgaacaatgtgatgatCACGTTATTGCTTTACTAACGTTTGTTTGTTCCTTTGCTCAGTTTAAGAGAGAAACTGAAAGCGATTGCTCAGGCCACATACACTCATTCCCGAAACCTGGCGTATTTTGTGTTCACTTACAAGGGGCTGATGGCGCTGCAATCCCGACTACAGGGAAAGAACTTTCAGTTGCACTCCTTCGTGGCAGCCTGTGTTGGGGGCTGGTTAGTGTTTGGTGAAAACAATCATATCAACAGCCAGGTAAACAAATGTATTTGTGGAGTTTGATCTTTCTGACCTTGCCAAAAAACAACATCATGTTGTGTACCAGCTAGTTTGActaggatttaaaaaacaaaaagagacatGCGGTAAGTGATGCTGTAATGTGATATGGCCACTCTTCATATATAGCTCACTTACTGTCAAAGCCTAGAGGAAAACAGTTTGCATCAGTGGGTAGTGCACACAGCATTGGGAGCCAGGGGACCTGCCTtgtattcccagttctgccactgactcgttGGACATGCACaaacttgcactggtttaactgaagTTGTGTTTTGAAACTGATATAGCTGAACTGCCACAGAACTCTCTTTGGACACGCTTAATTTGATTAACCTGCCTTATATTTGTTTAACTGACGTAGTAAAATGTACAGTTTCAGGTTATACCAATATAAACGGTATGAAACTGATATAAGTGTGCCCATGCAGTTTATCtaaattggattttaaaatgaagatgcaGAGCCAATTGACTGAGCTCTTTCACGCCACCTTGTGAAGTGTATTAGCAGCAGCATCTACTGCTAATACAACTGATCTTCCAAGTGATAGATGTTGTACCAGATGAAACCTATTGCTCAGCAGAACTAGAGTGTCAATCATGTTAGGAGgatacaaacacacactacaatGTTGAAAGCAATTAGCTAGTAAACTATGGTCAGCTAATAACCTTTTCTGTCTTTAACTTCCAAGTTGCTTGATTTGGTCAGTTTTGCTAGCCATGTTACTAGACTAATATTCCTTGGGTTTTCTCTTTATGTAGATAAACATGTACCTGCTGTCTCGTATTCTGTTTGGCTTGTCCCGACTGGCAGTGGAGAAAGGTTATATCCCAGAACCCAAGCAGGACCCTTTCCCGATCTTTGCTGCTGTGACTTGGGGGATTGTTCTGTGGCTCTTTGAATATCATCGGCACACTCTCCAACCTTCTCTGCAGTCTTCCATGACTTACCTGTATGACGACAGTAATGTATGGCACGACATTTCTGACTTCCTCATTTATAACAAAAGCAACGCTCAAAAGTAATTTGCTAATGCCCAGCGATCTTTGAATAATGGCTCATTCCAGCAACAACGGGGAAAGGAttttctgctgcccttgattgACGCACTTTTTATTATTAGGATCTGTACGACAAATTTCCCTCTTGTTTCTTGGCCAAAATGTTGTGAGTAACCTAATGATCTTTTCTTGACTCTCTATTGGCCACACAGGGACTCCATAGAAACCTGTCCCAGTGCCACAACGAGAGCAAAATGTTCCTGGATTAATTTGATTTCAAAAAGGCTTTTCTACGAGAGACCCtatgtgctttttaaagacagttGTTTTCCTGCTCTGTGTGGGTAGGATATTAGGCTGCAAGTCTCTCCCTTTTCCAGGGAAGTAATTGGAACAATTCTTCATTGGTATCAGCACACATCACTCTTACTAACGCCAGATAGATGGTGATGAAGCCCTTATGCCACTGATGTGACAGAACAATACCAGTGTGTAATTGGGAAGTGAACTAGAAGTAATTTGTCTGTCTGTTGCAGACTTCTGAATACATACGTTACattcattccccccaccccaatgtatTGTCTGGGGAATTCAGTCTTCTGTTTGTGTTCTTCCTTTTATTAGCATTAAAACCAAACAGCAATAAGGAGATAGTTGTGAAACCATCTGCAAAACAGCCAGCCACCCAAGAATGAGAAAGGGAGACCCTGTTTTTCCAGTCCTGATCTCTGTAAATCAAAATGCATGAAAACAATTCATGTTTATCACAACCCAAAGTTGGATTGTTGCTTCTAACCAGGGGCAAAATTATGTGAGGAACTTACCACCTCACTCACCACGACGTCAGGGAAGGCTCAGCACTGTGTGGGATGAGACCTTGGTTTGCCTGGACTCCCTTGCAAACAAAGCAGGTTGGTGTATCTCTGGGATATCAATgtgcagaacaaagagacagaagCCAGAGGACATTTTAAATGTGATACTTGAACACTTTTCAAAGTTGGCTCAAATCTTCTTCCCCAAATTGGTTCAAACCATGAAGGAAACTAAACATCTGAGCCATCTAAATGCTCAGGAAAACCAAATATCCTAACAGTACGTGATTTAACAATGTTTTCACAGACCAAGCTTTCTgtgaagaatgcttccattgacctagttacTGTTGCAGAGGGAGGTAGTGTTCCTACACCGatgggaaaaatcccttccacatgagtataggctgtgtctacactatgaggttatGCCATTATGCTGGAATAATTACTGTCCTGGGGTTATGCCAatataaccccatagtgtagacgtggcATTAATATTGCAGAGGGATGTCTTCAGGGTTTGTATATGCGAGTAGGGGAGCAATCTAAATGGATTCAGGATATTTGAGTGACTTTATGCCACTGACAACATATCTGGTCCTTGGATAGTACAGTACCTAGGGCAGAAGGGCATTTCTGAAGGGTAAGATCTCTGCTTGTCAGTTGTCACTTTAGATCTTGCCACTTTAGAGGCAGGAGAGAATTCTGAGAAGTGCTTACAAACATTGCAATTGTTGTAACATGCTGAGTGCATAGCATGTTGATATACTAACTACTAACTAGCGTGAGTATCTATCCAAATACTAAATATATACATAAAGAGCCGGATCTTCTGGAATGGCCAAAGAGCACAGGTCAGAGGGTGGTGTGGAAAGGAGGCCTGATCGTAGCGCTGTATGACTTTCTATCCCCTAGCcctctgtgttagagcagacctCAAACTGCTCTAACAAACTCGAGCCTTGTTGCAGTGGCCACAAGAGGCCAAAAACAGAGCCCAGAATCAGCAGCCATGTTCCcttttctccagccacagccctccaTCAACTCTACACTGCCTGAGAATCACCCCTACACTCAAGTGATCCTTCTGGGCCAAGTAAGCCACCCTCGTGGGAGGCTTACACTGGTAATGCAGGCAAAGAAGCCCCCTCAGTCCTGAGGATTTGGCTCATTGTCTGTAGACTTAAGCCCACTTACTGTCAGCTCCCTTAGTGGAAATTCCCTTCTATTAGAAGAAATGTcggttctccaaacacatttGTACCGACTCAATACAAATGTGATCTCTTAATATCAAACAGTAAATGTTTCCTATTTGCCATCTGAAAAGCTCTTTTCCTGGGACAAGCTGATGCCTGTGCTATTTCTAATATTGACTTTGAAATACAGCCAGCAGGAGAAAGCAGAACTTGCTGTGAATTTTCAATGCACACAATTATGTGGGTTTTATAATTAAAATGAGTGTTCTGTAGCTTGAGGGGCTTTTGCTGTCCATTTTCTACATTTGTATGGCTGACTTGTAACATGGGCAAAGGGGGATCACTAAGTGCAACAGATGCTGTAACTAGAGAATTGTTTTTATGCTTTTCAGTCTAGCTGtgtgtatttttatttacaattACTGTATGGGAAACTGTCACACACTGAAACCCTAGCTAATTTTTTGGTAATATAGAATGCATTAAGCACATAATCTCAGGTGATTTATTTTAGTTATACTGGTTAGAGTGCTAAGGGGAAAGTCTTGCTTGCTTGTAAAACAATAGCATTGTGGTAAAGAAAGAGATGGCAGTTAGTAGACGTATCTGCCTCAACAGCCATAAAACATCTTTTCCATCCTATGGACAACGTGTCAGTGCCATGCAGATATCCCATTTGCCTCTTCTGAGCACGGTTTCTGTATAATGCATCTTTGGATAGTATAATGTTTTGCattctttaataaataaatgattgtCCATCTGTTTTAAATTCTTGTGTTAAGTGATTGAAATTGGTTTTAAGTTAGGTGAAGTTTAATTGCTGAGTATCCTTAATGCTATGTAAAGATATACTATGCGAAAAAAGTTGTAATCCTGGAGCCATTTGTGTTGCACATTACCCAGTCCTGTAGCCAGTGCCAATTAGACCACATGGTCGGAGAGGTTAACCTCCCTGACTCATAACAATGGTAttgttggctggctggctggctggctggctgggggaggacaCTGGCTGCAGAGATGAGCGGGGGTTAAAATGTACCTGTATTTTTGGTAGCATGAACCTTCTCACGTTTTAGCAGCTGTGAACGTTGGCAGCAAcatgcccagctgctgctgtgatTCATCTCTGCCTAACGTTAGGGAAGGAGGTGGGCTCTCCTGAGCTACACATGATCAGTACAGACTAGGAAGTGTAACTGTGTCCAGTAGGTCTTAGCTTTGGAAATCGTAACAAAGAGGAGCTTTGAAAGACCTGCTTTCAATCAGTCTTGTGCTGCATCTTGAAGATGGCCAGGCCTGGTCTTCAATAGGCTGCAACCAGGAGCAATTGCTAGAGGTCAGCTGTGGCCTAAATCAGCCCTGCCCGTGGAGTGGTCCATTCACCCAAAATTGCCACAGCAGCACATagaacaggggtgagcaaactttttggcctgagggccacatcggggttccgaaaccgtatggagggccgggtagggaaggctgtgcctccccaaacagcctggccccctatccgccccctcccacttcccatcccctgactgccccccacagaacctccaatccatccaaccccccctactccttgtcccctgaccgccccctcccaggacctcctgcccctaaccaccaccccctatccaaccctcccccacctcgctccctgtcccctgactgccctgtgGAACTTTTGGCAACCCAGACTCAGAGATAGCAAGGGGGCAGAGGAAGCCGGACAGAAATGTTAGATGAGTTGGATTtttcccacccctgggctagtgcTTTCCTTGGACAAAGTGCCATACAAACCTGAATTGATCCTCACAACCACTCTAGCCTCCAGAAAAATCTCATCTGCCTCCCTAAAACAAGGGCTGCAGTTGGGGCAAAGAAGAGACATGGCTAGTCAAAGACTACCCAGGGAGTTGGTGGCAGTTGTGGGGTTAGAACAGGGGCCTACCTGCCTCATAGCTCCAGGCTCATTCTCTTAGAGCTGATCAAGTTGTTCAAGaatacatctacactacaaaaaacGCTGTGGCTGTGAATCTCAGAGCCTGCGTCAACTGACTCTGGCTCACGAGGCTAAAAATAGCCACGTAGCGGGCTGGGCCTGGGCCCTGAAAACTGGTGATAGGGGTGAGTCTCAGAGACGGGGCTCCTGCCCGagcgggaacatctacactgctatattTAACCCTGTAGCACACGCCGGAGTCAGTTGACACAGGCACTGAGACACACTGTggtctttgcagtgtagacatgccctaaatgaCCCAGAGTGTAATATTGGTCAGCTTCTGACAATCTCCTATAAAAGGTGGTAAATACAAGTTCTGCCAGGGGAAGCAGCTGGGAAAGCCACCTCCCAAACTGATGTAGTAGTTCCAGCAAAATAGGACTGTGACAGCTCCGCACAATCCATATGAT
This DNA window, taken from Emys orbicularis isolate rEmyOrb1 chromosome 12, rEmyOrb1.hap1, whole genome shotgun sequence, encodes the following:
- the PXMP4 gene encoding peroxisomal membrane protein 4, with the protein product MRNLSLVASAFRTDPVSRSSHWLCALPKRPPGRSVAAMGAQAMLKTLLYTVNSLLQQRRYRAALAVLKGFRNGAVYGAKIRAPHALVMTFLFKSGSLREKLKAIAQATYTHSRNLAYFVFTYKGLMALQSRLQGKNFQLHSFVAACVGGWLVFGENNHINSQINMYLLSRILFGLSRLAVEKGYIPEPKQDPFPIFAAVTWGIVLWLFEYHRHTLQPSLQSSMTYLYDDSNVWHDISDFLIYNKSNAQK